TTAATTGTCCGTCAGGATTTCTTTTAATTGCACGTTTTGTGTTTACTACTTACTATTTTAATTCACGGATATTTATGAACTGTGCCAATCTTCAGTGAAGTATGTTAATCCTGTAACAAAGCTTTGCATAATTCGGGTGTCACGTGAAGACCACCAGAAAGTATGGACTGCAATTACAATGGTCAGGAGCATTGGGAAGATTCCAGTATCGTTCAACCTGCTGGATGTGAGTGGTGAGTGGTTCACTCTTGGATGGATGATGGTACCAAAGCAATCTGGTTGCAGTAATTTTTTATTGTGTCCAATAACCCTGAATCATTTTCTGAAATACTACCTTAACCATGTCTCTGATATAGTCTTTCACACTACATGGGAAATTAGTTTGTAGGGAATGTGAATTTAAAGGATTTTATATGGCCATCTTATGGCATTATCAAATTGGACTACTGTAAAAGGCTGTCAAGAGAGCTGTATGCTTTTTTATTGAGTTTGTCAATAAAAATGAGCTGCAGCAAACTTATTGGGTCATTAATTATGTAATCTGGTTCTATAAGTCCGCAAGCCTAAGATTCTTAAATGAAATTGTTGTGGTTACCCATTGTGTAAAACATAGTTATTGTCCTCAAATATCAGAATGTCAAGTCTCGATGTTGATGTTATATTTTAGTACATCTTTTTTGTATACCTTTTTGTCCTTTTTGCTTGTTGTTTAACATTTTGCCTGTATTTTTAGTATATTAGGGGTAACCTCTCCTATTTCTAGAAAAAGAGTTGTACGCCTGTTTCTTTTGAGTGTTCACTATGGTTTTTACGTGGAGCTTATCATGATGGTGTATTACTTCATGTTCAGTTTGGACCAAGGTAATAAATAGTGTTCATCGCACCTGCAATAGAGGCTGCTATAGCGGTAGCAGTTCTGCTACCGCTACAAGGTAGCAGATCTAAAATAGCATGTGCGGACTTAGCGCCCGCTATTGTGCTTAACGTCCGCTATTGTGGACCACTATTGCTCATATTAGACCGCTATTTGCTATGAGATGGTACAAATGAGAATGaagatggatggaatggcaatATGAATATTGAAAGTGATGATTTAGGCAATGATGAATAATGATAGGATGACAAAAGACGTTCTTCTTAATTGGTACGAGCACTTAATGTTAATATGTATTGATGCATCTTTTTGTATCTATTTATTTATGctccttccccagaccccgcacagtgcgggaagcctacagcactgggtacgccctttttttaTTTATGCTTCTTCGTGACACTTGTAGCATGAAATGTAATGGCTAATTAAAAACTTTTAAATTTTTGAAGTAAATTTGATGTTAATATTCATATATGCTCTAaaattttgaatattttttgAATTCCACTTTTTGGACTTAGTGTTGCTATCCGCGATCCGCTACACAGACACTAATCCGCTAACATGCTGCTATTCGCTATTTATTACCTTGTTTTCAACTACTGAGCTCATCATCTCATTCACTTCTTCTAGGAAGCATCAGGgcatgcaggagagctgcacTGGAGTGCGACAAAGCAAAGTTTGAGCAATACAAGCTGGCTGCTGTTGACTGTATCACGCCGGAGATCATCCTGTCCGTACAGAGCTAATGAATTGGTCTATTCCGTCTCCTGTTTTAGTCTAGCAATCTCTTGTCTGTGggtgaaagaaaaagaaagaaacattCAGTGCATTGTGTAGAATTGAGACCTTATTGCCTGAACAGGATGGAACTAAGGTGACAACTTTCTCCTCGTGCAATGGCTGTGTCATATGACGGCTGCTTGAAGTCTTAAGAACGGCAAAGGTCCTCTGCTCTGGTCGCTTTTCTTTCCATATTTGTGGCCCTTGTGTTGTAATTTGTAAAGATGTTTTAGGTGGCTTGGGTCTTGATTTGTTGCTTCTCTTTAATTAAAACATGACGCCGGAAGCTGTTATAGGCGTCTGATTTGTTTCAGTTTAGTGATCTTGGCCCTGCATCTACTGTAAGACACAAAAGTGATGCACCAATCCATTGTGCCAATTGGTTTTCCTGCTCCTCAATTTTAGATTAGAGGCGGGCAAGCTATCAAATAAGAAAACAATATTAAGCTGATACAACTTTTCAACATCACTACATGTAATTTTAATTAGCTATGAAAATCTACTGAAGGGAATAGCTTTAAAAATCcacaaatgaaaaaaatactatATGGTACAGTATTCTGTGACACGAGCTTGGTTACAGCTTATGGTGTCAGGTAAAACTATTATGTCTTGCACATATGAAATATGACCAAGTATTATGTGGACTACAAAAAAACAACAATCATTAAATGGTAAATCATCAGATGAGCATAAATGGTTGCAAATCTGCAAATTTTCTTTTCTGGCAAATTTCCTCCACATCCCATGAGAATACATAACAGATAGGTCCCTTGTTCCCTTcaaaccaccaccacccttgCAGCAGACATCACCTAATCAGCATCTATTCTTTTAATCGATACCAGATTTACAGCAATGTACAAGTAACAatagaaaacaaacaaaaacttAGATCTTGGGTCACACCCAACAACCCGACAGGCACTGAAACTGATATAATTGTCTGCATTTGTCTGGGCTTCACCTGAATATGTGATGCCGCCTTGCTTGATCATAAGTTCATAACTGAAGGTAACTTGAGCAGATATCAAGCATCCAGATCTCTTTGGATCTAAGACAAGTACTCGTTACATTCACAATCAAAACATTTTCAATGCAGCCATATCACTAAAATGATAATTACCTTCATAGCCATTTCTGTCACTACTAACACAAATCAGATATACAAACTTCCACATGGCTCCAGTCTAAAATTACAACTACCTTAAGAACCTTATTTCACCAGAAGTTCATTGTTGTTCTGATGACATTTGGACAGTGGACCTAGTAATTAATTTGCAACTAATATGTTCCCACACTAGTGTTCTTATATGATGGTGATATCCAAGGTATACAAAACACAAGTTTCATAACCTGATTAAGGTAACATGTCTAGTTACCTACTATGAGGATCAGAATAATTATGGTAGAACCAAACCAATAAGACAGAAATCATATAGGAGCAACCTCAGTTCATCATTAACAAACAGCAAACTGCTACAATATAAGAGGCAAATACAATGAAGTCAACAAGGATTATATATTGACCAGTGAATCGCCCAGAAGAACAGAGTCTCCCCAACAATTGAGCACGAATTCAGCATTTCCACTCAACTAATTACATCATCAGATCACAAAATTTCATCACAGCAGATTGAATATAAGCAACGAGGGATCAAGAAGCCTCAATCCGCACCGAGATCAGGGGTGGTGATGGCTGTGGTCGTGGGAGGAGGACGGgcatccgccaccgccgctgccgctggtgCCCTCGCCAGCATCTCCCCGCGGGCACTGGTGCCCTCCGCCGGGGGCCTCATCGTCCCTGCAGTCCTCGTCGAAGGGGACCTCCTTGTGGAAGATGCAGCACTTCTTGGAGCTCTTGCGGCCGAGGCCCTCGTTGTCCACCGTTCCCTCCTTCCACGACACCTTCTTGCCCCGCCGCTTCAGCCGCagcaccaccgcctccgccggcggcggcgcggccgtcgccggtggcggggccgaggaggacgaagagggggaggggtcAACGGTCACGGTCACGGTCACGGATCCGGCTGACGACgagtacggcggcggcgcgcgagtcGCCATGGGAATTGGGGATTTTCCACCGCTACTTAGGGGTGCTAATGGGCCAGGGCCCTAATGGCATCTTCACAGTCCAATAAAattcttaaaatttttagttcaaaaatatatatatttagagcccggcccttttaaggCCCGATTCTTagattttttagttcaaaatattgagccctttaccacccctaccgcTACTGCGTGTTGGCGTTCGCCCCTAATTCCTTCGTTTTGAGATCGGTCCTGTAATAATTGTAATGGCGCTGTGTTGGTACGGTGAGGCACGTTTTGCTGGAGGCGTAAAAAAAAGTCAGAAAAAATCATTTTTAAAGGTGGATAAAAAAGACGGTGGagataaaaataagaaaaaaaagtgtATTTTTCATCCTTAAGTATCGCAGAAGTGTGAGTTTCATCCCTTATGTTCTAATTTGTGCAAATCAATCCCTAAACTAAAATCGGTGCACAAATCATCCCCAGTTCAGTAACGGTTTATGCCACTTAATCATCTGACTGAGGAATGGTTAGCCACGTCATATGCTGATTAATCCATGGCTCATACGGTAGGTAGTCGACGGCCTCAGCGCGAGTGCCCGCAAAGGCAGCACCAACGAATTTTCTAAGGGCGTCTGCAAGGTCGTAGCTATTACCTCCGTCCCTAAATAAATAATTGTCGTTCTCACTTCCCAAAAAATGATTTTAATTAAtattatataaaataatattaatatttatgacaCATAATTGATATTATTAGATAGATTTTTAAATCTAGTTTTTTAACAAATGTATTTGTAGATACAAATGTTGCACGTATTTTTTATAAATCTATTTAAATTTGTGGCACAAAAATCCAAAATACTCCTGTTTAATAAGAGACAGAAGAGTAGTTGCTAGCTAGGAGATGTCCACGTCATGAATAAAATAGCCAGCAGTCTAAAGAGACTATCTATATTGCTAGCTATTTGTACTTTTAATAGTTCCATACACATAAAGAGAAAATAGATACATTGTGCATCATCTTTGTGGCTCATTGTATGGAGGCTTCATAGCCAACTAAAGATAACCAACTGGTTGCATACATCTTGACCCAAGCCATTTTATTACATGACCAACTAAAGATAAACAACCGGTACAACCAAACATTttaaacataaaaataaaataaaatgttcATACGTTACTACATAGTGCATCTTCAGGGCAAGGACATGCTCAGCTCTAATATCCTCTGTCATCTCCCTAGTGTCCATACACAAGAGTTTTTGATAGGATTCCAGTAAAGCAGACTCCCTCCTTTACCATTGCGTTGTTTCTTAGCTTGTTTTGTCCCTATAGGACGTTCCTTTTCTCCTACAACTGAGATGTCAGTTGCCTTGTCTTCATCCAAACTCCTTTTATTTGGTTTTTCAAGTTCTTCCAAAACTGTATGCCACTTGGGTTCATCACGAAGAATCTTCCAGCAGTGCTCAACTGTGAATGGGCCTTCTTTAGGATAGTCATCAAAATAAAACTGCTTAGCCATGTCTTTTAGCTGGTCATCTGAATATCCGCTAAGATAAATTGAGGTAGCCTTCTTCCAACATGCACAAAAAAATCCCACCCATCTCTTAATTTTTTGCCAGCGAACTTTGAGATGTTTCACCTCTCTTTTTCGGTTTGTAGGTGTAGTACTATTGCACAGCTCATGTACATCACCCCAATAGCTCTCATTTTTCTTGCAATTCCCATTGATTGGGTTATTCGAGTGAATCAGCCATGCACTAACCTGAATTTAGCGTACATGATTAGTTGTAGGTTCATATATTTGTGATGGTACAAAAAGAAAGTGAGTGATACAATTTTACTTACTAGCCTCATGTCCATGTCCTCCTCTGGATCAAATACAAGACGCTTTGCAGTCCTCCCATCGTTTCCATCATCTAAGTTGATGATAGTTTTGCCTTTCAATCCCTTTTTAGCATTTTGGTTTCCTGTGTCTTTTTTTGGTGGTGCTAATTGAGATTCCTTTCCCATAGGTGGCCATGTTGCCTAAACATGAGGAACAAATGGTTGAGGAACAAATGGTTGTCCAGATTATAAAATGCTCATAAAACCACCAGGTGGATAGTAATCCATACCACTGAAAATCAAGCGACCCATATCATTACTTCTAATGAAACTAATATAGCTAGTGAACTAACTGTTTCTGAGCATAATAAAATGGCAATTAGTGCAGCAAGAGAAttacatataaaaaataaaacttaCCAAATTGTGGATGTGGCTCCTGAAGATGTGGCTTGTGGCAAAGGTCCAGGCCACCATGCTGTAGAGAAGTCATGCCATTCGGCCATTAGTTTAGACAACACTTTATCGAGAAATCAAGAAAAAAACAATACAACAGGGCAACATAAGCCAAGAACATTATAGCCCATTTCAGCACAGCGAAAGAGCATTGGGTTGGGCCATGGAAATTTTGCAAAGTTACATGGTAAAAATAATACTATCTGCTGCTATCTATTGCTCTGTGAGACACCAAGAGGGCAAGGCATGATCGAGAACCAACGAATCAAGGCTGCAGGCCTGCTGTGCTGCATTGGCATTGCTGCCTTTCACTGTATCAGGTCGTCACCAAGTTGAGCTCGGGCAGGTAAGTACAGTATCCAGGAGCAAAATCGATTACCTGCCGGAACCGGAGTAGGCGCTTGATTTGCAGAAGCAGGAGCAGATCCAATATGATATGAAGGAGCAGATCCAGTCTGATTTGGTGGCGGAGCCATCTCTCGCTTTGTCCAGCGGCTCATTAGCACAAGAGGCAAATGGATTTCagatcttttttttgaaaattatggATTTCAGATTTTTGAATCACGTCCCTGGCTATGAATCATACGGATATGAATAAAGCGGAGGAAGAGAGATGGGAAGAGGAAGGATGAGAAGAGGAACAGACCTTGGTTTCGCGGGCTCCAGAAATAAATCGGAAGAGTCGAGGGTGGGAGCAGCTGGATTGGGGAAGGATTTCGCGCGCAGTGGATGCGGGAGAAAGGGGAGGATTAGCACGCAGGCCACAGCGGAGGGGGGAGAAGAAGGATTTGGGCGCCGCGGGACAGCGAGGAGAGAGCTCTGCTCGCGCAGCGGATCCGAGTGCGAGCAAAATTGCCAGAAGAATCTACCGCACCGAAGAAATGCTCCGTCCACCAGCAATTTTGTCCCGCGCTGTGATGCCTACTTGGCTGTGTATCCAGCAAATCCTACCCAGAAAAGCACCACCATCAAAGGCTACGGCTGTGCCTGTGATCCATGTCTTGGGGCTTCAACGCAAGATCTACTGCCAATGTTATTTGGATCCGCCGCTTCAACGCGGATCCACCCCGTCCCCTGTCCCCCCTCTCCCGCCCTCCCCGACCAGGGTTCGAACCCCAGCTTCGTACGATAAATCGATTTTTTTCTTCCCTGTTCTAAAAACCACGCGCGTCTCCCTCCCGCGGATCCCCAGCATCGCCCTCGCCTCCCGCCGTACCCGCCCTTCGCCGGCGCCACGAGTGGCGCGCGCCTCGCCACCCGCGAACCCGacctgcgccgccaccccgccctGCGCGGCCGTGAACCGTGCCGGCTGGGGactcaggccgccgccgccgggacgcgCGCCCGCAGCAGGCTTAGGCCGCTGCCGCCAGGATGCGCGCTGGCAGCGGGCTCTGGCTGCCGCCTCCGGGACGCGGCCACCGGTGCGCGGATCTGCCTCGGGGGCGGTCCGCCAGCCTCCAGCGCCTCGCCTCCCGCCGAACCCGTCTTGCGCCTCCCGCCGAACCCACCCTGCGCCGGCGGTCCGAGTGCCGCGCGCCTCGCCTCCAGAGGCCTCCGGGACGCGCGCCGCCTACGGgctcggacgccgccgccgggaggcgcGAGGTCTGCGGGCTCGACCGCCGGCTCGCGCGCAGGCGTAGGTTTGGGATGCCTcgcaggcacgcgcgcgggcTCTGGGCACCAACGGTTTTTTCTTCCCTCGCTTCCTTCCCCGACCCCCAAACCTTGACTTGCTTCACGGCGTtcgctgccggccgccggggcTGGCTCCGGGCTCACCTTCGCCGGATCCGGCTTCGCTCTCGCCGGATCCGGGTTGGCTCGGGCTGGATCTGGCCGCTCCCGTTTGGGGGGTGCCGCCGCTCGGGCCCCCCGGCGGGCGTTCCTTGGGCCGGCGCCCCCCTTTGCCTCGGGTTGCCGGGGGTTGgtgc
This sequence is a window from Panicum virgatum strain AP13 chromosome 7K, P.virgatum_v5, whole genome shotgun sequence. Protein-coding genes within it:
- the LOC120640455 gene encoding probable ribonuclease P/MRP protein subunit POP5, yielding MVHFKNRYMVMEVFIDAGRGESDPVILTQFNVTKVIRDSIQLNFGECDLAASLGSLQVKYVNPVTKLCIIRVSREDHQKVWTAITMVRSIGKIPVSFNLLDVSGSIRACRRAALECDKAKFEQYKLAAVDCITPEIILSVQS
- the LOC120640456 gene encoding protein phosphatase 1 regulatory subunit INH3-like; this translates as MATRAPPPYSSSAGSVTVTVTVDPSPSSSSSAPPPATAAPPPAEAVVLRLKRRGKKVSWKEGTVDNEGLGRKSSKKCCIFHKEVPFDEDCRDDEAPGGGHQCPRGDAGEGTSGSGGGGCPSSSHDHSHHHP
- the LOC120640457 gene encoding uncharacterized protein LOC120640457, producing MVAWTFATSHIFRSHIHNLATWPPMGKESQLAPPKKDTGNQNAKKGLKGKTIINLDDGNDGRTAKRLVFDPEEDMDMRLVSAWLIHSNNPINGNCKKNESYWGDVHELCNSTTPTNRKREVKHLKVRWQKIKRWVGFFCACWKKATSIYLSGYSDDQLKDMAKQFYFDDYPKEGPFTVEHCWKILRDEPKWHTVLEELEKPNKRSLDEDKATDISVVGEKERPIGTKQAKKQRNGKGGSLLYWNPIKNSCVWTLGR